In a genomic window of Cyanobacteria bacterium FACHB-DQ100:
- a CDS encoding ABC transporter substrate-binding protein yields the protein MKRFLALGLLAICLMVSIVACQGGGDRVVIGSKNFTEQIILGEILAQQIERKTNIKVDRKFNLGGTFVCLTGIQKGELDIYPEYTGTAYTAILKLGAESDPKQTFETVKSRFERDFQLTWSKPFGFNNSFAMVIRGEDARKLKIQTLSQASAYAPKWRAGFGPEFLNREDGFPGLAKAYNLKFDSQPKVMDLGLLYRSLQDKQVDIVAGSTTDGLLSTLDLTVLQDDKRYFPPYEAAAVVRRDTFQKHPELREVLDQLGGLISDKTMQELNYRVDGKKEDVKQVVQEFLKSK from the coding sequence ATGAAAAGATTTCTAGCTTTAGGACTTTTAGCGATTTGTTTAATGGTGTCGATCGTCGCGTGTCAAGGCGGCGGCGATCGTGTGGTAATTGGCTCAAAGAATTTTACCGAGCAGATTATTTTAGGCGAAATTCTAGCGCAGCAAATCGAGCGCAAAACGAATATTAAGGTCGATCGTAAATTCAATTTAGGTGGAACATTTGTCTGTTTAACTGGAATTCAAAAAGGCGAACTCGATATCTATCCTGAATACACCGGAACTGCTTACACGGCGATTCTAAAACTAGGAGCAGAAAGCGATCCAAAGCAAACATTTGAAACCGTAAAAAGTCGATTTGAACGAGATTTCCAATTAACCTGGTCAAAGCCATTCGGATTTAATAACTCATTTGCAATGGTCATTCGCGGCGAAGATGCGAGAAAGCTGAAGATTCAAACGCTTTCACAAGCATCAGCTTATGCACCGAAATGGAGAGCAGGATTTGGACCTGAATTTCTCAATCGCGAAGATGGATTTCCTGGACTTGCGAAGGCTTATAACCTGAAATTTGACTCTCAACCGAAAGTAATGGATTTGGGATTGTTGTATCGATCGCTGCAAGATAAACAAGTCGATATCGTGGCGGGAAGCACAACTGATGGCTTACTTTCAACACTGGATTTAACCGTTCTGCAAGATGATAAGCGCTATTTTCCACCGTATGAAGCGGCAGCAGTAGTTCGGCGCGATACGTTCCAAAAACATCCAGAACTGAGAGAAGTTTTAGATCAGCTTGGTGGTTTGATTTCTGATAAAACAATGCAGGAATTAAACTATCGAGTGGATGGAAAAAAAGAGGATGTAAAACAGGTTGTTCAGGAGTTTCTAAAATCTAAGTAG
- a CDS encoding Uma2 family endonuclease: MIQALKKPVSFEQFLEWYPESAEVRYELRRGVIVKVPKPRGKHSDIAGFLAIEAGILIRQLNLPFFVPKECVVKVDEIEDESESAYEPDGVVLDRREIVNEPKWEKSSAIENSKTIKLIIEVVSTNWRDDYHTKFAAYEALGIPEYWIVDYAALGGRRFLGNPKEPTLWVCELIEDEYQMTPFRGDDRIISPTFPNLQLTATQIFQAST, from the coding sequence ATGATTCAAGCCCTGAAGAAACCTGTCAGCTTTGAGCAGTTCCTCGAATGGTATCCAGAAAGTGCAGAGGTTCGCTATGAATTGCGTCGTGGAGTAATTGTCAAAGTGCCAAAGCCAAGAGGAAAACATTCAGATATTGCAGGATTTCTAGCAATCGAGGCAGGTATTTTAATTCGGCAATTAAACCTACCTTTTTTCGTTCCGAAAGAGTGTGTTGTGAAAGTTGATGAGATTGAAGATGAGAGCGAATCTGCTTATGAACCAGATGGAGTTGTTCTGGATCGTCGTGAGATCGTGAATGAGCCGAAGTGGGAAAAATCGTCTGCGATCGAAAACAGCAAAACGATCAAACTCATCATCGAAGTCGTGAGTACGAATTGGCGTGATGACTATCACACTAAGTTTGCCGCTTATGAAGCTTTGGGCATTCCAGAATATTGGATTGTCGATTATGCAGCCCTTGGAGGACGAAGATTTTTGGGCAATCCGAAAGAGCCAACGCTTTGGGTCTGTGAACTGATCGAAGATGAGTATCAAATGACTCCATTTCGAGGAGACGATCGCATCATCTCCCCAACTTTTCCAAATTTGCAACTAACCGCTACACAGATTTTTCAAGCCTCTACTTAG
- a CDS encoding AbrB family transcriptional regulator: protein MTKKKKIEPLMGEALLKKVKELDHLNKEEKAKECGYYTVTKNGVERVNMMKFLNALIDAEGIELDGKQGTSGRGGRSASYRISVQSNGNLLIGAAYTKQMELKPGDEFEISLGRKHIHLKQLDREELSA from the coding sequence ATGACTAAAAAGAAAAAGATTGAGCCATTAATGGGTGAAGCCCTGCTCAAAAAAGTAAAAGAACTCGATCATCTCAATAAAGAAGAAAAAGCTAAAGAGTGCGGCTATTACACGGTGACAAAGAACGGTGTAGAGCGCGTGAATATGATGAAATTCCTGAATGCACTAATTGATGCGGAAGGAATTGAGCTAGATGGAAAACAAGGCACAAGTGGTCGAGGTGGTCGGAGCGCAAGCTATCGAATCAGCGTACAGTCTAATGGAAATTTGCTGATTGGGGCAGCGTATACTAAACAAATGGAGTTGAAGCCTGGAGACGAATTTGAAATTTCTCTAGGTCGAAAACATATCCATTTAAAACAACTCGATCGAGAAGAACTCTCGGCTTAA
- a CDS encoding phycobilisome rod-core linker polypeptide, with amino-acid sequence MALPLLAYKPTTQNHRVKNFGIADQNEDTPYIYRIEDVSSSTDMEALIWATYRQVFSEHETLKFNRQVTCESRLRNGAITVRDFIRELAKSERFYSTVVEVNNNYRLVQICLKRFLGRDSYDRNEEVAWSIVIGTKGFSGFVDALLDSEEYTNAFGDYTVPYQRRRMEARPFNLVTPRYGEDFRDTVGTVKNDWQFVVQNYYSKRSQERRLPEGDPRRFLSVAAAIAPKSNYGSVVTSEDYMSKVPNRSRR; translated from the coding sequence ATGGCATTGCCATTGTTAGCTTACAAGCCGACCACCCAAAACCATCGGGTGAAAAATTTCGGCATTGCTGACCAAAACGAAGATACTCCTTACATCTATCGAATCGAAGATGTAAGCTCTTCAACGGATATGGAAGCTCTGATCTGGGCTACCTATCGTCAAGTGTTCAGCGAACATGAAACGCTGAAGTTTAACCGCCAAGTGACTTGCGAATCTCGTCTGAGAAACGGCGCAATCACAGTGCGCGATTTCATTCGTGAACTGGCAAAATCCGAGCGCTTCTACAGCACCGTTGTAGAAGTGAACAACAACTATCGCTTAGTGCAAATCTGCCTGAAGCGGTTCTTGGGTCGGGATTCCTATGACCGCAACGAGGAGGTTGCCTGGTCGATCGTCATCGGAACCAAAGGATTCAGCGGATTCGTTGATGCACTGCTCGACAGCGAAGAGTACACCAACGCTTTCGGTGACTACACCGTTCCGTATCAGCGTCGTCGTATGGAAGCGCGTCCGTTTAACTTGGTCACACCGCGTTACGGCGAAGATTTCCGCGACACGGTGGGAACCGTGAAGAACGATTGGCAGTTTGTGGTGCAGAACTACTACTCCAAGCGCTCTCAAGAACGTCGTCTGCCCGAAGGTGATCCGCGTCGCTTCCTCAGTGTGGCAGCCGCGATCGCGCCTAAATCGAACTATGGCAGCGTCGTAACTTCTGAAGACTACATGAGCAAAGTGCCGAACCGCAGTCGTCGTTAA
- a CDS encoding sulfite exporter TauE/SafE family protein → MSIVLVQLLVIGLIAGIAGGMFGIGGGAIMVPAMVLMLGMEQKFATGTSVAAQILPIGILAAIVYQRSGNLNWKYAVIIAIGLVVGNLFGALFANQPFISGETMKKLYGVFLLVIGLRYLLYR, encoded by the coding sequence ATGTCGATCGTACTGGTTCAGCTTTTAGTCATTGGATTAATTGCAGGCATTGCAGGTGGGATGTTTGGCATCGGAGGCGGAGCGATTATGGTTCCAGCAATGGTGCTAATGCTGGGGATGGAGCAAAAATTCGCCACGGGAACCTCAGTTGCAGCCCAAATTTTACCGATCGGCATTCTTGCCGCGATCGTCTATCAGCGCAGCGGTAATCTTAACTGGAAATACGCCGTCATTATCGCGATCGGGCTTGTAGTTGGCAACCTTTTTGGTGCTCTATTTGCCAATCAACCCTTTATTAGCGGAGAAACGATGAAAAAACTCTATGGTGTGTTTCTCTTAGTGATTGGATTGCGTTACCTACTCTATCGTTGA
- a CDS encoding phycobilisome rod-core linker polypeptide — protein sequence MSIPLLEYKPSSQNQRVDGYEVPGEDTPYIYRLEDCVDQTDISELIWAAYRQVFSEHVILKSSRQTNLESQLKNRAITVRDFVRGLAKSETFRSLVIDKNSNYRLVDVALKRLLGRSAYNNEETIAWSIKIATLGWGGFVDALLDSEEYSTAFGDNTVPYQRRRYKGRPFNLVTPSYADYWRDQEEAGRYKWGDINNFRDLARSLSIKMVEFKPVSTENISIPDTTRKTAPTGTPASISTAAGFPLR from the coding sequence ATGTCGATCCCTCTACTTGAGTACAAGCCCTCCTCGCAGAATCAGCGAGTCGATGGGTACGAAGTTCCAGGCGAAGATACTCCCTATATCTATCGGCTCGAAGATTGTGTCGATCAAACGGATATCAGTGAGCTGATTTGGGCAGCTTACCGCCAAGTGTTCAGTGAGCACGTCATTCTGAAAAGCAGCCGTCAGACCAATCTGGAATCCCAGCTAAAAAATCGGGCAATTACCGTTCGCGATTTTGTACGCGGATTGGCAAAGTCTGAAACATTCCGATCGCTCGTGATCGATAAAAACTCAAACTATCGCCTAGTTGATGTCGCCCTAAAACGCCTACTCGGTCGCTCAGCCTACAACAACGAAGAAACGATCGCATGGTCGATCAAGATCGCCACGTTAGGCTGGGGTGGTTTCGTTGATGCTTTGCTCGATAGCGAAGAATACAGCACTGCTTTTGGTGACAACACCGTTCCCTATCAGCGGCGGCGCTACAAAGGTCGTCCGTTCAACCTGGTGACACCGAGCTATGCGGATTACTGGCGCGATCAAGAAGAAGCCGGACGCTACAAGTGGGGTGACATCAACAACTTCCGCGACTTGGCACGATCGCTGAGCATCAAAATGGTCGAGTTCAAGCCCGTTTCGACCGAAAACATCAGCATCCCTGACACCACCCGTAAAACTGCTCCGACCGGAACTCCAGCTTCGATTAGCACTGCTGCGGGTTTCCCCTTGCGCTAG
- a CDS encoding trypsin-like peptidase domain-containing protein produces the protein MTTSRNTWKQSAIYFMLPLVGAGTVLAGNRLLSENTFSPPAIAQTNTAQTNTIVAQNRTGAFAASTDPNFIAAAVERVGPAVVRINASRTVQSRVPEVFNDPFFRQFFGADIPSTQRRVERGTGSGFIISSDGLILTNAHVVSGADTVSVTMKDGRELRGKVVGQDSLTDVAVIRVQGSNLPTVALGNSDTLKPGEWAIAIGNPLGLDNTVTAGIISATGRSSSEVRVPDKRVNFIQTDAAINPGNSGGPLLNQRGEVVGMNTAIIGGAQGLGFAVPINTAQRISQQLITKGRVDHPYLGIQMRGLTPELRQQINSDRQVGFRVQDDQGVVIFRVQPNSPAARSGLRDGDVIKRINGQAVTKAEQVQQAVENASIGGTLQVEVNRNGRSTTVSVQPGAFPTRTAQGGGSDTP, from the coding sequence ATGACGACATCTCGAAATACTTGGAAACAGTCTGCAATTTATTTCATGCTGCCTCTAGTTGGGGCGGGTACGGTGCTTGCAGGAAACCGTTTGCTCTCTGAAAACACCTTCTCGCCGCCTGCCATTGCTCAGACTAATACGGCTCAGACTAATACGATCGTGGCGCAAAATCGTACAGGCGCATTTGCAGCATCGACTGACCCGAATTTTATTGCAGCAGCGGTTGAGCGGGTAGGTCCTGCGGTTGTAAGAATCAATGCGTCTCGTACCGTGCAATCGCGAGTGCCCGAAGTTTTTAACGATCCCTTTTTCCGGCAGTTCTTTGGCGCGGATATTCCATCGACTCAACGCCGGGTAGAACGAGGAACCGGATCAGGGTTCATTATTAGCTCAGACGGGTTGATTTTAACCAATGCTCACGTTGTCAGTGGTGCGGATACCGTGAGTGTGACGATGAAAGACGGACGAGAATTGCGCGGTAAAGTTGTGGGGCAAGATTCGCTCACCGATGTGGCAGTGATTCGAGTGCAGGGGAGTAATCTACCGACCGTGGCGCTAGGCAATTCAGATACGCTGAAACCGGGAGAATGGGCGATCGCGATTGGCAATCCGCTCGGATTGGATAACACCGTGACGGCTGGAATTATTAGTGCGACGGGTCGATCGAGTTCGGAAGTGCGAGTTCCAGATAAGCGAGTCAACTTTATCCAGACCGATGCCGCGATTAATCCGGGGAATTCTGGCGGCCCGTTGTTGAATCAGCGCGGCGAAGTGGTCGGGATGAATACGGCGATTATTGGTGGCGCACAAGGGTTGGGATTTGCAGTTCCAATTAATACAGCGCAACGAATTTCGCAGCAGTTGATCACAAAAGGGCGCGTAGATCACCCCTATTTGGGAATTCAGATGCGGGGATTGACTCCGGAGTTGAGACAGCAAATCAACAGTGATCGGCAGGTTGGTTTCCGGGTGCAGGATGATCAGGGTGTTGTGATCTTCCGAGTTCAGCCGAATTCTCCGGCAGCAAGGAGTGGATTACGTGATGGTGATGTGATTAAGCGCATTAACGGGCAGGCTGTGACAAAGGCAGAGCAAGTGCAGCAAGCGGTCGAGAATGCGTCGATCGGGGGAACGCTGCAAGTCGAAGTTAACCGAAATGGTCGATCGACAACGGTGAGTGTTCAGCCGGGAGCATTTCCAACTCGAACCGCTCAGGGTGGCGGCAGCGACACACCCTAG
- a CDS encoding ABC transporter permease yields MEFLTRYGDEILERLGQHLFLVGAALSIAILIGIPLGILVTRRPALGKPILGFANVMQTVPSLALFGFLLPIPIIGGIGARTAIVALVLYSLLPIIRNTVVGINSVDPAVREAGRGMGMSDRQLLFQVELPLAMGVILSGVRVATVIGVGLATIASAIGAGGLGEFIFRGVAIVDNQLILAGAIPAAVVALGADWGLGWIERRLTIRK; encoded by the coding sequence ATGGAATTCTTGACGCGCTACGGTGATGAGATTTTAGAACGGCTTGGACAACATTTGTTTTTGGTCGGGGCGGCACTGTCGATCGCGATTCTGATTGGTATTCCGCTCGGAATTTTAGTCACACGCCGTCCAGCTTTAGGTAAACCGATTTTAGGATTTGCCAATGTGATGCAAACGGTTCCAAGTTTGGCGCTGTTTGGCTTTCTGCTGCCGATTCCGATTATTGGGGGAATTGGGGCGAGAACGGCGATCGTCGCGCTTGTGCTGTACTCATTACTTCCGATTATTCGGAATACAGTTGTCGGAATTAATAGCGTTGATCCGGCAGTCCGAGAAGCGGGGCGCGGAATGGGAATGAGCGATCGACAATTGCTGTTTCAAGTCGAGCTTCCGTTAGCGATGGGCGTGATTTTGTCTGGTGTCCGAGTGGCGACGGTAATCGGAGTCGGATTGGCAACGATCGCATCGGCAATCGGCGCGGGAGGTTTAGGAGAATTTATTTTTCGGGGGGTTGCGATCGTCGATAATCAACTCATTCTCGCGGGTGCAATTCCGGCAGCGGTCGTAGCGCTGGGTGCAGATTGGGGTTTAGGTTGGATTGAGAGACGTTTGACGATTAGAAAATGA
- the def gene encoding peptide deformylase, with translation MGEILDIIELGHPVLREKARSIEPIQDDRIQRLVENLMATVQKANGVGIAAPQVAESYQLMIVASRPNLRYPNAPSMEPTPMINPKILAHSDEMVKGWEGCLSIPGIRGNVPRYQAIEIEFYDRFGKRQKLKMTDFVARIFQHEYDHFNGIVFLDRVASNHDLVTEKEYQKRLISTIE, from the coding sequence ATGGGTGAGATTCTCGACATTATTGAGTTAGGGCATCCAGTTCTCAGAGAAAAGGCGCGATCGATTGAACCTATCCAAGACGATCGCATTCAAAGGTTGGTTGAGAATCTGATGGCAACGGTGCAGAAAGCGAACGGAGTGGGAATTGCTGCACCGCAAGTTGCAGAGTCTTATCAATTGATGATTGTGGCATCGCGTCCCAATCTGCGTTACCCGAATGCGCCTTCGATGGAGCCAACCCCGATGATTAATCCAAAGATCTTGGCGCATTCAGATGAAATGGTGAAAGGTTGGGAAGGGTGTCTGAGCATTCCGGGAATTCGGGGAAACGTGCCGAGGTATCAAGCGATCGAAATTGAGTTTTACGATCGCTTCGGCAAGCGGCAAAAACTGAAAATGACCGATTTCGTGGCACGAATCTTTCAGCACGAATACGATCATTTTAATGGGATTGTGTTTCTTGATCGGGTTGCAAGCAATCACGATCTGGTAACAGAAAAGGAGTACCAAAAGAGACTGATATCAACGATAGAGTAG
- a CDS encoding chloride channel protein yields the protein MPSTLTPKVLLPDSSNSPSSRLTGLFNRLQPHPDTIVLILAVVIGGGAGLGVLTFRYLIEFVHRLALEDLMGTIGHFGAWTLACVPTLGGVLVGLIRWLTKEFSPGISALIAAVQAGKEMSATRPIAKTIAAAISLGTGASLGPEGPSVEVGANFGLFVGQLLKVSRDRQRLLLGAGAAAGLAAGFNAPIAGVFFALEVVLGTTFETSAASIVLLSAVVSALIAQIGLGGQPAFDLPAYEVRSPLELPLYLGLGLFACVVSIAYTNLLKCSSDFFKGKLPGSSWIAKVPREVQPILGGLCVGVVALKLPQILGVGYDTVEAMLRDVQFSLVLLITLLVVKLLLTAISLGSGLVGGIFAPAMFLGASLGAAYGKVLPSVLPMFATSIAAPPAYAMVGMAAVLAASVNAPLTAILLLFEMTRDYRIVLPLMAAVGLSVWLVNLFKSSPEQPSNLQQIEAKRDPDQVPNSTLYQQEILRNLLVAEAMQPGFLQVAELTPLLEAGLQLIQHQTHSALVVNDDRHLIGIITLQDINRAIARWETEPHHAEQGLSQRTIAEVCTTDILYAYQDEPLTDALDRMATRGLHQLPVIDRANPDHVLGLLEQEGITLACNLALTRVRLMPYLPHTEEASPIKTGLAPEFGVLN from the coding sequence GTGCCCTCGACCCTGACGCCCAAAGTTCTGCTGCCCGACTCCTCAAATTCTCCCTCATCTCGCCTCACTGGACTATTCAATCGCCTCCAACCGCACCCCGACACGATCGTTTTGATTCTGGCAGTCGTCATCGGTGGTGGGGCTGGTTTGGGGGTGCTTACGTTTCGCTATTTAATTGAATTCGTGCATCGTCTCGCGCTTGAAGACCTGATGGGAACGATCGGTCATTTTGGTGCGTGGACTCTAGCTTGTGTCCCTACTTTGGGGGGTGTCTTAGTCGGATTGATTCGCTGGTTAACGAAAGAATTCAGTCCGGGAATTTCTGCCCTCATTGCAGCCGTGCAAGCAGGCAAGGAAATGTCAGCAACACGCCCGATCGCGAAAACGATCGCCGCCGCCATTTCTCTTGGAACTGGAGCATCACTGGGGCCTGAAGGCCCAAGCGTCGAGGTAGGAGCGAATTTTGGCTTGTTTGTGGGTCAACTGTTGAAAGTGTCCCGCGATCGTCAACGCTTACTCTTAGGAGCAGGAGCCGCAGCCGGACTGGCAGCCGGATTTAATGCGCCGATCGCAGGCGTGTTCTTCGCGCTGGAAGTGGTACTAGGCACGACATTTGAGACCTCAGCCGCTAGCATTGTTCTACTCTCTGCGGTGGTGTCAGCGCTAATTGCTCAGATTGGTCTGGGTGGGCAACCTGCCTTTGATCTGCCTGCGTATGAAGTACGAAGTCCTTTAGAATTGCCGCTTTATTTGGGGTTGGGACTGTTTGCTTGTGTGGTGTCGATCGCCTATACAAACTTATTAAAGTGTTCAAGTGACTTCTTTAAGGGAAAGCTTCCGGGTTCAAGCTGGATAGCAAAAGTTCCGCGTGAAGTTCAGCCGATTCTAGGAGGGCTATGTGTTGGGGTGGTGGCACTGAAACTGCCACAAATTCTCGGAGTGGGGTATGACACTGTAGAAGCGATGCTGCGAGATGTACAGTTCTCGCTGGTGCTGCTGATTACTTTATTGGTGGTTAAGCTGTTGCTGACGGCAATTAGTTTGGGCAGTGGATTAGTGGGTGGTATCTTTGCGCCCGCCATGTTTTTGGGCGCATCGCTCGGAGCCGCTTATGGCAAAGTCTTACCTTCAGTATTGCCGATGTTTGCGACAAGTATTGCTGCACCGCCTGCTTATGCAATGGTCGGAATGGCGGCTGTGCTGGCAGCAAGTGTGAACGCTCCCTTAACGGCGATTCTGCTGCTGTTTGAAATGACCCGCGATTATCGAATTGTTTTACCGCTGATGGCAGCCGTAGGTTTAAGCGTCTGGCTCGTCAATTTGTTTAAATCGAGTCCAGAACAGCCCTCGAACTTACAGCAAATCGAAGCAAAACGCGATCCCGATCAAGTGCCAAATTCCACGCTTTATCAGCAAGAAATTCTCAGAAATCTATTGGTCGCAGAAGCGATGCAGCCTGGGTTTTTGCAGGTTGCGGAATTGACTCCATTGCTAGAAGCAGGACTGCAACTGATTCAACATCAAACGCACAGTGCGCTAGTGGTGAACGACGATCGACACCTGATCGGCATTATCACGCTGCAAGATATCAATCGGGCGATCGCGCGCTGGGAAACCGAACCGCATCACGCAGAACAGGGATTGAGTCAACGCACGATCGCCGAAGTTTGCACAACCGATATTCTCTATGCCTATCAGGATGAACCGCTCACCGATGCGCTCGATCGTATGGCAACTCGCGGCTTGCATCAGCTTCCTGTGATCGATCGCGCCAATCCAGATCATGTGCTGGGACTGTTAGAGCAAGAAGGCATTACCTTAGCGTGCAATCTTGCGTTAACTCGCGTGCGTTTAATGCCATATCTCCCTCATACAGAAGAGGCAAGCCCGATCAAAACCGGACTTGCCCCTGAGTTTGGCGTATTGAACTAG
- a CDS encoding ATP-binding cassette domain-containing protein codes for MSAVEFCQVSYQLNQKRLISDLSFTIFPGETIVLLGRSGCGKTTTLRLINHLLVPTAGEVRVNGRSTLDWNSIQLRRQIGYVIQEVGLFPHFTVAQNIAVVPSLQKWEPDRIQSRVIELLELVGLEPQRFKHRYPHQLSGGQRQRVGVARALAADPPILLMDEPFGALDPITRVELQREFARLQQQLGKTIVFVTHDIQEAFKLGTRIGLMQAGQLVELGTPQEFARSTHPAAQAFMSVTEWNS; via the coding sequence ATGAGTGCCGTTGAATTCTGCCAAGTTTCTTACCAACTCAATCAAAAGCGGCTGATTTCAGATCTGAGCTTTACGATCTTTCCGGGAGAAACGATCGTGCTACTGGGTCGGAGCGGTTGCGGCAAAACGACAACCCTGAGATTGATCAATCATTTGCTTGTTCCGACAGCGGGAGAAGTGCGGGTAAATGGTCGATCGACCCTTGACTGGAATTCGATTCAACTGCGGCGGCAGATTGGCTATGTGATTCAAGAAGTTGGGCTGTTTCCGCATTTCACAGTGGCGCAGAATATTGCAGTGGTGCCCTCGCTTCAGAAATGGGAGCCGGATCGAATTCAGTCGCGTGTGATTGAGTTATTGGAACTGGTTGGATTAGAACCGCAACGGTTTAAGCATCGCTATCCGCATCAGCTATCCGGTGGACAACGACAGCGAGTCGGAGTTGCACGAGCGCTGGCGGCTGATCCACCGATATTATTAATGGATGAACCGTTTGGAGCATTAGATCCAATTACACGAGTAGAACTTCAGCGAGAATTTGCGCGATTGCAGCAGCAATTAGGAAAAACGATCGTCTTTGTGACGCATGATATTCAAGAGGCATTTAAGCTAGGAACGCGGATCGGATTGATGCAGGCAGGGCAATTAGTTGAATTAGGAACGCCCCAGGAATTTGCACGATCGACCCATCCCGCAGCCCAAGCTTTTATGAGCGTAACCGAATGGAATTCTTGA
- a CDS encoding phycobilisome rod-core linker polypeptide — protein sequence MGTTLPLLEYKPTTQDQRVQSFGKADLNEDSPYLYRIEDSSTRTEIDTLIWATYRQVFNEQETLQFNRQITLETQLKNRSITVRDFIRGLAKSERFYRLVVEANNNYRLVEVCLKRLLGRSPYNKEETIAWSIQVATLGWSKFVDALIDSAEYSEAFGDNTVPYQRKRVTERPYSFTPRYGADYRDRLPKQGELKFVQPFKPQFEQFERFNWEKFVRTSDWKTVTAVSVSTLGLIFFLLLFFAVNGSIG from the coding sequence ATGGGAACAACACTGCCCTTGTTGGAGTACAAACCCACGACTCAGGATCAGCGCGTTCAAAGCTTTGGCAAAGCTGACTTGAATGAAGATAGCCCGTATCTCTACCGCATCGAAGACAGTTCGACCCGGACTGAAATAGACACGCTGATCTGGGCAACCTATCGGCAAGTGTTTAACGAGCAGGAAACGTTGCAGTTTAATCGGCAGATTACGCTAGAAACTCAACTGAAGAATCGATCGATCACTGTTCGCGATTTTATTCGAGGCTTGGCAAAATCAGAACGGTTCTACCGTCTCGTTGTCGAAGCGAACAATAACTATCGCTTGGTCGAAGTCTGCTTAAAGCGGTTACTGGGTCGATCGCCTTACAACAAAGAAGAAACGATCGCGTGGTCAATCCAAGTGGCAACATTGGGATGGAGCAAATTCGTTGATGCTTTGATTGATAGCGCTGAGTATTCCGAAGCATTCGGAGACAACACTGTACCGTATCAGCGCAAACGAGTCACGGAGCGCCCTTACAGCTTCACGCCGCGCTATGGAGCCGATTATCGCGATCGACTCCCCAAACAAGGCGAACTGAAATTCGTTCAACCGTTCAAACCACAATTTGAACAGTTTGAGCGATTTAACTGGGAGAAATTCGTCAGAACCTCGGATTGGAAAACGGTTACGGCTGTTTCCGTTTCGACGTTGGGCTTGATTTTCTTTCTGTTACTGTTTTTCGCGGTGAACGGTTCGATTGGATAA